One genomic window of Phoenix dactylifera cultivar Barhee BC4 unplaced genomic scaffold, palm_55x_up_171113_PBpolish2nd_filt_p 000537F, whole genome shotgun sequence includes the following:
- the LOC120106366 gene encoding protein IRX15-LIKE-like has translation MKGINNAKLILLQSAKQAGGGGGAGGGSTAAPMLYLLGSHHRLWLIAFAFFFTFAALLAFVTTTTTPRDPGLSSSNQFARAPSSFRHNSRLPDPVFDALVNYAAASNSSGKMGDADLRTIAAVLRRRAPCKFLVFGLGHETPLWRALNHGGRTVFLDENEYYIAHLEGHLPGLEAYDIAYTTKAREMPDLIAASRRGRRGDCRPVQNLLFSNCRLALNDLPNALYDIPWDVILVDGPRGHASTSPGRMSAIFTAAVMARSAGPGPTDVLVHDYEREVERVCSEEFLCNENLVANTGQLAHFLIPCGNGATRDDFCANSTIAEAAQ, from the coding sequence ATGAAGGGAATCAACAACGCCAAGCTCATCCTCCTGCAGTCCGCCAAGCAGGCAGGTGGCGGAGGCGGCGCCGGCGGTGGATCCACGGCGGCGCCCATGTTGTATCTCCTGGGGTCTCATCACCGTCTCTGGCTCATCGCCTTCGCCTTCTTCTTCACCTTCGCCGCCCTCCTCGCCTTCGTCACCACTACCACCACCCCTCGAGACCCCGGCCTCTCCTCCTCTAACCAATTTGCTCGTGCCCCTTCTTCCTTCCGACACAACTCCCGTCTCCCCGACCCCGTCTTTGACGCCCTCGTCAACTACGCCGCCGCCTCAAATTCCAGCGGCAAGATGGGAGACGCCGACCTCCGCACCATCGCCGCCGTGCTCCGGCGCCGCGCTCCCTGCAAATTCCTCGTCTTTGGCCTCGGCCACGAGACCCCTCTCTGGCGCGCCCTCAACCACGGCGGCCGCACCGTCTTTCTCGACGAGAACGAGTACTACATCGCGCACCTTGAGGGCCACCTCCCGGGCCTCGAGGCCTACGACATCGCCTACACCACCAAGGCCCGAGAGATGCCCGACCTCATCGCCGCCTCTCGCCGCGGCCGCCGGGGGGACTGCCGCCCCGTCCAGaacctcctcttctccaactgcCGCCTCGCCCTCAACGACCTCCCCAACGCCCTCTACGACATCCCCTGGGACGTCATCCTCGTGGACGGGCCCCGCGGCCACGCCTCCACCTCCCCCGGGAGGATGTCCGCCATCTTCACGGCAGCGGTGATGGCCCGCTCCGCCGGCCCGGGGCCCACCGACGTGCTGGTCCACGACTACGAGCGCGAGGTGGAGCGGGTGTGCAGCGAGGAGTTCCTCTGCAACGAGAATCTCGTCGCCAACACCGGCCAGCTGGCCCACTTCCTCATCCCCTGCGGCAACGGCGCCACCCGCGACGACTTCTGTGCCAACAGCACCATCGCTGAGGCCGcccagtaa